DNA sequence from the Thalassotalea sp. 273M-4 genome:
GGTCGTGATACGGTATACCGTAAAAAGCCACTTCGGTGTTGTCACCTTGTAATACGATGGCGTTATCTGCTTGTTTTAAATCGGCCAAAATATGCAAGCCCGATTGTTGCATGTGGCGAGCGCCAAAACGCAGTCGTTTGGCGCTGTCATGATTTCCACTGATCATAATAATGGGCAGACTAAACTCTTGTTCTATCTCATGTAAAAAATTATCTAAGGCTTCTACCGCATCGGCTGGAGGGATAGCTCGGTCAAAGACATCGCCACTGATCACCAATGCATTAACCTGATGTTCCCTAATATATTGTTTTATTTGAGAAAGAACAAAAATTTGATCGTCTAAAAGGGATATATTTTGAAATAATCGGCCAATGTGCCAATCTGAAGTATGGATAAATCGCATGCAAATACAGGAAAAATGAACTCTGCTCAACAAGGTAAGCGATTGCGTGTTAATTCACAATAGGGAATTTATAACCAAGGCTTTATTTATCCGGTTTGACTCTTTTAAATGCCAAAAAACCAGCGTTTTTCAAAGCTAAATAGCTGGCATTATTGCCTTTAAAGGCGACTAGTGCTCTAATCTATACAAAACTATAAGCAAAATAAATTTTGGGGTGCTTTATGTTCTTCACCTTATTCAAATCAGAGCCATTAATCGATGAGGCCAGCTCAAAATGGCTCGAGGATACCGTTTGCTGGATAATTAATGAATTTGGCGAACAATACTTCGCTAATAAGAGCCAATTAATTTTACCAACTAATAATTTTTACCCTGGTCAGGCAGCAAGTGTGCAAGAGATGGCCCAATTGATGTTCGACAAAACACTCGCTTATGCGGGGATGAAAAACTGGCCTATTAAGTTAGTACCTCTAGCGCAATTTAAAGCCAATACGATCCCAAAATTCGCAGTAAATGGTTCGTTATTAGGCGAAAGTAGCCAAATTGACTGCATTGATTTTCGACCTGAGTCTAAAAGCCAAATTGAATTAAGCTATCACCCACAACAAATTAATCAACCGCAAGACTTAATCACTCATTTTGCCCAACAATTTGCTGCCATTTTAGTGGCTCATGCCACCACCTTACCACCAGGTGGCGACAAAACCTTACCGCAAACCATTGAAGTATTGGCTTGTTTTATGGGCTTTGGGGTAATGTTTGCAAATACCGCGTATCAATTTAAAGGGGGATGTGGTAGTTGTTATAACAAACAAGCTAATCGTCAGGCGGCTTTACCTGAGCAAGAAGCCATTTATGCTCTGGCTTTATATAGTCAGATGAAAAATATTGCGCCTAAAGAGGTAAAACCTCATCTTAAAAAACATTTAACAAGCGACTATAAAAGAGCTTTAAGCCAAATTAAACGAAAGGTTGAACAAAACCAATTAAACGCTTTGCCAAACCTACTAATTGAATAATGGAACAATTTCTCAATTTAGACTGACATTAAACACTGGCTTGTCGACAGAAAATCCACCATCCTTAATCTAAGGTGGTCGTAAAGCCAACGTTTGAACAGATTAACCTAAGTGAAGTTTCAGATACCATAAGTGAGAAAAAAATGGATTACATAACCGTCACATCGCCTTTAACCAAGAATATTTCACTGGTTGCACACGACAACATGAAAACCGCTTTATTAAAGTGGTGTGTTAAGCACAAAGAAAAGTTAAGCAAACATAATTTATATGGAACGGGTACCACTGGCACCTTACTTAAAAATAAAGCGGGTTTAGACATTACCTCTTTGATCAGTGGCCCGCTAGGTGGCGATCAACAAATTGGTGCGCTTATCACTGAGCAAAAAATAGATATGATGATTTTTTTCTGGGACCCTCTCGAAGCCCAACCGCATGATCCCGATGTGAAAGCCTTACTGCGCTTAGCCGCTGTTTGGAACATTCCTGTCGCATGTAACCAAGCAACGGCGGATTTTCTGATTCATTCAAGTTTATTTGAATCTGAGTACGAAAAATCTGTACCCGATTATCAAAACTACATTAACTCTCGTACTTAATGTCTTCAGTTTACCTTTATGCTCAGCCTAAGTGCTGAGCAAGCCTT
Encoded proteins:
- a CDS encoding methylglyoxal synthase, which produces MDYITVTSPLTKNISLVAHDNMKTALLKWCVKHKEKLSKHNLYGTGTTGTLLKNKAGLDITSLISGPLGGDQQIGALITEQKIDMMIFFWDPLEAQPHDPDVKALLRLAAVWNIPVACNQATADFLIHSSLFESEYEKSVPDYQNYINSRT